AGAGGAATTACTTCAGATATAACTAAGCGAAAAATAGCTGAAAAGGCATTAGAACAAGCATCTGAAAACTGGAAAGCAACTTTTGATGCAATTAACGACGTAGTAATGTTGCTTACAGCTGACCATAACATACTAGAAATCAACAAGGCAGGTATTAACATGTTAGGATTAAAAAGAGATGATATTATAGGAAATAAATGCTGCTTATTGGTTCATAATAACAATTCACCTATAAAAGAATGTCCATGTTCAAATTCATTTAAAAGCAAACAAACCGAAGTTTCAGAATACACAAAAAACGGAAGAACATTTGAGCTTACAGCATTTCCAATATTAGATATAAATAATAATGTATATGCCTTTACTCATATTGTAAAAGATATTACTGAGCGTAAATTATCAGAAGAAGCTATCTACAGGTCAAAGAAAGACTGGGAAGACACTTTTGAATCTATAACAGACATGATAACTATTCATGATAATGATTATAACATAATACATGTAAATAAAGCAGGGAAAGAATTGTTAAACATTCCGGAATTTGAAAAACAACTAAAATTAAAATGTTACTCTTTATACCACGGAACATATAACCCACCTAAAGGTTGTCCGAGTTGCGACTGCATGAAAAATGGGACACCAGGTATTTTCGAATTATATGAACCACATCTCGATCGTTTTCTTGAAATAAGGGCAATACCAAGGTTAGACATTAATTCTCAGGCTATAGGGATGATTCATGTGGTAAGAGATATAACAAAGCGTAAGCAAGAAGAATCTGATTTAATTAGAGCCAAAGAAAAAGCTGAAGAAAGCGATCGTTTAAAATCTGCTTTTCTGGCTAATATGAGTCACGAAATTCGTACTCCAATGAATGGAATTTTAGGTTTTGCCGGTTTACTTAAAGAAAATAATTTATCCGTTGAAAAACAGAAATCATTTATTGAAATCATTGAACAAAGTGGTCAAAGAATGCTTAACACTATAAATGACATAATAGATATCTCTAAAATAGAATCCGGGCAAATATCTTTATATTTTCATGAAATAAATATTAATAAAGCACTTGAGGAATTATATAATTTTTTTAATAATCATGCAAGCGAGAATGGACTAACATTAAAAATTGAAAGTGAACTACAGGATTCTGATTGTATTTTTGAAACAGATCTAACAAAGTTCAATCAAATATTTACAAACCTGATAAATAATGCAATAAAATTCACAAAATCAGGCTCAATAGTAATTGGTTGCCAATTAAATAACAATAAAATTGAATTTTATGTAAAAGATACAGGAATGGGAATTCCTATTGAAAACCAAAAATTAATATTCGAAAGATTCAGACAAGGTAGTGAATCATACACCAGAGGATATGAAGGTTCTGGTTTAGGTCTTTCTATTTCAAAGGCTTTTGTGGAACTGCTTGGTGGAAAAATGTGGGTTAAGTCAGAGGTAAATTCTGGTTCAACTTTTTATTTCTCTCTTCCAAACAACATAAAAAAAGAAATAATAATTAATAATGAATCTACTGTAATAAAATTACTCGACCTTGAAAATAAAAACATTCTGATTGTTGAAGATGATAAAACAAGTTCATTGTTTATTCAAAGTATTTTACTTTCAACAAAAGCTAATATTATTGCTGCCGAAAACGGAAAAATTGCATTGGAAATTCTAAAAAACAATTCAAACATTGATCTTATATTAATGGACATGAAGATGCCTGTTTTAGATGGCTATAAAACAACTATTGAAATAAGAAAAACAAATAAAACAATTCCAATTATTGCTCAAACAGCTTTTGCCTTCTCAGAAGATGAAAAGAAGATTTTAGAATGTGGTTGCAATGCTTATATATCTAAACCGATAATAAAAGATAAGCTTTTATTAAAGATACATCAACATATTAACAAATAACAGAAATAAACATTAATCAAAATAGTTTCTAAATCTATCAAAAAAAGATTTATCCTTTTTTGCAACTTCAGGATTAAAATTATCTGATTCGTTTAATTTTTCAAGAATTTTTCTTTCATCTTTTGAAACTGACGAAGGAATATAAATAAGGATTCTTACTATTAAATCACCACGCCTGTAACCATTAACATCAGGCAAACCTTTACCACGCAATTTTAACAACTTGCCTGAAGGTGTTCCCGGTTCAACTTTTACTTTAACTCTTCCATCAAGAGTAGGAATCTCAACAGGAGCACCGGTTATTGCATCGGGAATAGAAATTAACAAATCGTAAATAAGGTTATTTTCATCTCTGATAAAATCTGGATGTTTTTCTTCTTCAACAAGTACAATTAAATCACCATTAACTCCACCTCTTCTTGCTGCGTTCCCTCTGCCACTAACAGAAAGCTGCATACCATCTGCAACACCTGCCGGAATATTTAATGTAATTATTTCTTCTTCGTTTGCAACACCTTCACCTGAACATTTAGGACATTTGTTAACAATAATTTTTCCTTCACCAGAGCAAGCAGAACAAGGTGCAGAAGACTGCATATTGCCTAAAATTGTACGCTGTACTCTAGTTACATATCCACTTCCCTTACAAGATGAACATGTATGAAATGAGGAATTATCTTTTGCCCCTGAGCCACTACAGGTTTTGCATGCAACTAATTTTCTTACTTTTATTTTTTTCTCTACACCATCAGAAATTTCATTTAAACTAAGTTTTACTTTTACCCTAAGATTTGTGCCTTTACGAACATTTCTGCCTCCACCACGTGACCCAAATCCACCGCCAAAGCCACCAAAACCAAAATCTGAGAAAATATCACCAAAACGGCTGAAGATGTCTTCCATATCAAAACCACCACCATATCCACCGCCACCACCTTGTGGTCCGCTTACACCTGCATGTCCGAACTGATCGTAACGACTCCGTTTATTATCATCACCTAAAACATCATACGCTTCAGCTGCTTCTTTAAATTTATCTTCTGCAGATTTGTCACCCGGATTTCTATCAGGATGAAATTGCAATGCTTTTTTTCTATATGCTTTTTTTAATTCTTCCTTTGAAGCATTTTTTGACACTTCAAGAATTTCATAGTAGTCTCTTTTCGCCATTGATATTTTTTTTATTCGCCTACAACAACTTTTGCAAAGCGTATCACTTTATCATTTAGAGTATATCCTTTTTGAATTACATCAATTACTTTACCTTTCATTTCTTCAGATGGTGCTGGAAAACGTGTAACAGCCTCATGCAAATCAGTATTGAATTCTACATTATTTGCAATAATTTCTTTTACACCTTGCTGCATTACAAATTCATTAAACTTAGAATAAATAAGATTTATCCCAGTCTTTACTGCCTCAATATCATTTGATTCACTAATTGATTTATGAGCACGATCAAAATCATCAATTACAGATAAAACACCTGACAAAACCACTTCACTTCCATATTTAAGCAAATCAGATTTCTCTTTTAAAGTGCGTTTTTTATAATTGTCGAATTCAGCTGCATTACGTAAAAGCTTATCATTTAACTCAGCAATAGTCATTTTAAGCTTTACAATCTCCTCGTTATTATCAGGTTTGTCTTTTCTGAAAATATTCTTCTTTTTAGATTTTTTATTTTCTTCAACAACCGGAATTGATTCGGTTTCAAAAGTAGTAGCTTTATCTTCAGCAGTTACCTCTGGGTTAATCTCCTGATTAGCTTCCTGCTGAACATCTTCCTGCACTTTGTCTTCGTTTAAATCTCCCATTTTTGCAATTTTTTATTTGGGATGCAATTTTACAAAATTTCTGCCATATATATTAGTACGACAATTTGACAGTTGTAGAAATTTAAGGATATTGGAATTTAGGAATTTACTTAATTAACGTGAGTTCGAAATAAAATAATAGAATACAAAGTTTTGTTATATTGAGTGAATTTTCGAAGAAAATTTGTATCGAAATGAACAAAACGACTAGTTTTCGATACGAAATTCTTTCAGAATTTCACTCTTCGCCGCGCCGAACTAACATCGTTTTCTTATTTCGAACTCACGTTAATTATAAAGTTTTTATTTTAAAATCAAGCAAGCATTTTCCATATTTCGTCTTTTAATTCGGTGAGTCCCTCTCCAATTGCAGAAGAAAAGAACAAATATGGCACATCAATCTTTTTAATTTCCTTTTTGATTTCCTTTTTTAATTCTTTGTCGAGTAAATCTGACTTTGAAATACTTAATATTCTTTTCTTTGTTAAAAGTTCAGGATTATATTTTTCAATTTCGCTTAATAGAATTTTATATTCTTTCATTATATCCTTGCTGTCTGCAGGAACCAGAAATAACAATATAGAATTTCTTTCGATATGGCGTAAAAATCTTAATCCTAATCCTTTTCCTTCGGATGCACCTTCGATAATACCAGGGATATCTGCCATAATAAATGACTGATAATCTCTGTAATTTACAATACCAATATTTGGAACTAAAGTGGTAAAAGGATAATCTGCAATTTCAGGTTTTGCAGCTGAAACAACCGACAATAAAGTACTTTTTCCTGCATTGGGGAAACCAACCAAACCAACATCTGCAAGAATTTTTAATTCTAAAATATTCCAACCTTCGCTTCCGGGCTCACCAGGTTGTGCATAGCGCGGAGTCTGATGAGTTGACGATTTAAAATGTGAATTGCCTAAACCACCTCTACCACCTTTACGAAGAATAATTCTTTCTCCGTGCTTTGTTATTTCTGCAATTATTTCATTTGTTTCTGCATCTTTTGCAACTGTACCAAGCGGTACCTGAACTATTACATCTTCACCTTCGGCACCAGTGGAAGTTTTACCGCTTCCCGACGCACCATTTTCTGCATAAATGTGTCTTTTGTAACGTAAATGTAACAACGTCCACATCTGACTGTTTCCTTCAAGAATTATATGTCCGCCTCTACCACCATCGCCACCATCAGGACCACCTTTCATGGTTCTCTTATCACGATAAAAATGTCGCGATCCCGATCCACCTTTACCGGAACGGGTACAAATTTTTACATAATCTATAAAATTATTTTCTGACACTTTTATTCTTTGTTATAAATTGCTTTCAAATATGAAAAATATTTCGTCAAAATAGATACTTCACTACGTTCAGTATGACAAAATATTTGTGTTACTTAACAAACTTACCCATTACATGTACAATGTCTGAATAGACTTCTTCTTCAGTTTGCATTCCGTTAATAGGAAATGATTTTCCTTGTTTCTTATAATATTTAGACACAGGTTTTGTTTGAGATCGGTAAACATTTATTCTATTTGTTATAATATCAATGTTCACATCATCACCTCTACCTGATTTTTCACCTCTTAAAACAAGTCTTTTTTTAAGAACTTCTTCATCAACATCAAGCATTAATAATAAATCTACTTTAGTAAAATGAATTGCCAACATTTCGTCTAATGCTTCAGCTTGTGCCTGAGTACGAGGAAATCCATCAAAAATAAAACCTTTGGCATTACTGTTTTTTTCAATAATTCCACTAATCATGCTTATCACAACACTATCAGGAACTAACTCACCCTTATCCATTTTTTTTTGTGCTTCGATACCAAGTTGTGACTGTGCAGCAATTTCAGTTCTTAATATATCACCAGTTGAAAGATGAATTAACTGATAATCTTTAATTAAACGCTCAGATTGAGTACCTTTTCCAGAACCCGGAGGTCCAAATAAAACAATATTCAGCATAATTAATTTATTTTACTAGTGTGTAAATTTCGGGTAAATTTCTTCCAAAACCATCATAATCCAAACCATATCCAACAATAAAATCGTTTGGAATTTCAATTGCAATGTAATTTATTTTATAGTCCTTTTTAAATGCTTTTGGTTTAAAAAGAAAAGTGGCAATAAGAATCTGCTCTGGTTCATATCCTTTTAGCTGACAAATTATATTTTCTAAAGTTTCGCCAGAATCAATAATATCTTCTAATACAACGACTACCTTTCCTTTAATATTTTCATTTATTCCTATTAAACTTTTTACTGTTCCGGTAGAAATTGTTCCTTGATAAGAAGCTACTTTCACAAAAGTTATTCTACAATCAAGAGTAATTTGCTTAAATAAATCGGAAGCAAACATAAAAGAACCATTAAGAATACCAATAAAAATAACTTCTTTATCTTTTAAGTCATTATTTAACTGAACTGCAATTTTACTAACTGCACTTTGAATTTCATTTTCCTTAATTGAGACTTCAAACTCTTTATCAAGTATTTTGATTTTCTTCATACATAATTTTTAAAGTTGGAAAGTTAATAAAAATGACAAAATTTTTAAATAAAAAAATCATTTTAGAATTCAAGTTTTAAAAATCGACCAAATAAAGCTATTTTTACAGATAATTATAAATTTCATAAAAAGATGAAACCGTTAGTTAGTATAATAATGGGAAGTACTTCTGATTGGCCTGTAATGGAACAAGCAGCCAAACTTTTAAATGATTTCCAAATTCCATTTGAAGTAAATGCATTATCGGCTCACAGAACTCCTCAGTTAGTTGAAGAATTTGCATCAAATGCATATGACAAAGGAATTAGAGTTATAATTGCCGGTGCTGGTGGAGCAGCTCATTTACCTGGTGTAATTGCAGCTTCTACCCCACTTCCTGTAATCGGAGTTCCTTGTCGTAGTTCAATTTCAATTGACGGTTGGGATAGCATATTATCTATTTTACAAATGCCTCCGGGAATCCCGGTTGCAACTGTTGGTTTAGATGCTGCATTAAATGCTGCAATTCTTGCAATTCAAATTCTTTCTACTGGAAATGTAGAATTATTTGAAAAATCAAAAAAATATAAAGCCGGATTAGCAGGAAAAGTTGTAAAAGCAAACAAAGAATTGGAACAGTATAAATTTGAATATAAGGTAAACTAATATGTGGAAATTTAAATTCCAGATTACCATTGCTTTAATGTTTTTTATTTCCTGTCAAAATATTCTTGCAGGTAATGAAGGTTACCCATTGGGTGCAAGACAAGCCGGAATGGGAACTGCCGGAGTTGCATTTTCTGACTTATGGTCTGTTACCCATAACCAAGCTGGATTAGCCTTCCTTACTAAACCAAGTTTTGGGTTATTTTACGAAAATAAATTTGCTTTAAAAGAACTTGGTTTAAAAGCCGGAGCTTTTGCTTATCCTACATCTTCAGGAGTTTTTGCAATTGACTTAATGCAATTCGGATATTCAAAATATAATGAAAGCAGAGTCGGACTTGCATTTGCAAAATCATTAGGTAAAAAATTCTCACTCGGAGTAAAATTTAATTACTTAAACACATTTTATGCTGAAGAATACGGAAATAAAGGAACTTTTATTGCAGAACTTGGCCTATTGGCTCAACCAATAAAACATCTTTACATTGGTGGGCATATTTATAATTTAAGCAGATCAAAAATAGCAGCTTATAACGATGAACGAATACCAACAACCATAACTTTTGGAATAGCTTACGAATTTTCCGAAAAAGTTTTATGTACTGTTGAAGCAGAAAAAGAACTTCAATATAATCCAATATATAAAGTTGGAATGGAATACAGATTTTTAGAAAACTTATATATAAGAGCAGGTGTAACAAGTAACCCAAATCAAATGAGCTTAGGTATTGGCTATGTTTATAAAAGAATAAAGGCAGATATTTCATTTTCATCACATCAAGTTTTGGGTATATCACCTCATATTGGATTTAGTTTCGAGTTAGGAAAAAATTCAACACAGCGTTTAACAAATTAATAGAAAATGAAGCTATTTTTTCTAATATTAATTTCATTTTCAATAGCTGTTACTACTTTTTCTCAGCAACAACAAGCAGGATCAAGTGAAGAAATTATCGAAAAATTTATTGAAGAAATTGCTTCAAACACAGACAGAGAGTTAGATTACACAACATTGTATGAAGATTTAACATTCTACTTAAATGAACCTTTAAATATAAATACTGCAACAAAAACCGATCTTGAAAAATTACAACTATTAAGTGATTTTCAGATAAACGCAATATTACAATACCAGAAAGACTATGGACAATTATTAAGCATTTACGAGTTGCTTAATGTTACCGGATTTAATGAAGAATATCTGCGAATGATACTTCCATTTATAACTGTAAAAAAGGAAGATCCTATTTTAGGTTTTGACCCAAAGAAAGCATTAAAATATGGTGGTCATAAAGTATTTATCAGAACCCAACGAGTATTAGAACAACAAGCAGGATATTCTCCAATTACCGACTCTGCTTTAGCAGCTAGCCCGAATTCAAGATATTTAGGAAGCCCAAACAGATTGTTTTTCAGATATTCTTTTTCATATAAGACTAAAATCTCATGGGGTATAACTGCCGATAAAGATCCCGGAGAAGAGTTCTTTAAAGGAAGCCAGAAAAGAGGTTTCGATTTTTATTCAGCACATATATTAGTTAAAGATATTGGTCCGTTAAAAACAATTGTTATAGGTGACTATTATGCTCAATTTGGTCAGGGATTAGTTGTATGCTCAGGTTATAATTATGGAAAATCTTCATTGGTAACAAATACCAGAAAAAAAGCACAAGGACTAAAAAAATATTCAAGTGCAGATGAAAATCTTTTTTTCAGGGGTGCTGGAGCAACATTCAGGATTAAAAGATTAGATTTTACTGCATTTGCATCAAGAAAAAAAATTGACGCAAATATTACAGCTATTGACTCTTTGACAGGTGAAGCTGAGGATATAAGTTCATTACAAACAAGCAGTGAACATGCAACACCAACTGAACTAGCAGATCGCAAATCGGTTTCTGAAACTGTATTAGGAGGAAATATTTCACTAAATATGGAAAAGTTCAGACTTGGTCTTACAGGAATTCAATATAGCTATGGCGCAAATCTTTTAAAAACTCCTACAGTTTATAACCAATATGATTTTAGCGGACAATCTAATGCTAATGTAGGTCTCGACTACCAATTTATGATAAAAGATGTAACAGTTTTTGGTGAAGGAGCATTGAGTCAAAATGGAGGAAAAGCATTTATGAGTGGAATGTTATTTAATCTTTCCTCACAAATTAACATGGCATTAATTTACAGAAATTATGAAAGAAACTATCAGGCAAATTATAGTAGTGCATTTGGAGAAAACTCGGTAAATGCAAATGAACATGGATTTTATATTGGTACAACAATATACCCATATGCAAAATGGAGAATTTCGGGTTATTATGATTTATTTACTTTCCCATGGTTGAAATATGGAGTTTATGCGCCTTCAAAAGGGAGTGATTATTTGGTAGAAGCTGCATTTACCCCCAGCAGACAGGTAAGTATGTATGTTCGTTATAAACAAAAAATTAAACCAGAAAATATACCAACTACCATTCCTTCGGTTATTGAAGGCATAGAAGATGTAAAATCTACAAAAATCAGATTTCACATTTCATATAAAGTATCTCAAACAATTGAATTAAGAAACAGAATTGAGTGGTTAACATATAACAAATATCCTAAAACCGAAAAAGGATTTTTAATTTATCAGGATTTTATTTATAAACCTGTAAAACTTCCTTTGACTTTTTCTGCACGTTACTGTATTTTTGACACTGACGGATATGACTCAAGATTATACGAATATGAGAATGATGTACTTTATGCTTTCTCTGTTCCTGCTTTATATGATAAAGGAACACGGTTTTATTTTAATGTAAAATATTCAGTAACTAAGAAAATTGATTTGTGGTTTAGATATGGACAAACATATTACTCAAATATGAATACCATTAGCTCGGGACTTACACAAATAGATGGAAAAACAAAGACTGAAGTTAAATTACAAATGAGAATACTTCTTTAATCTACTTAAAGATTTTTTTTCCTTTAACAACATATACAAATAGAATTGCTGTAAAGAATGAAAACATTGAATACACCAGTGCAGGCATTTCCATTTCAGGAGTTTTAAGTATTGTACCAGCTACTAACAATGCTAAGGCAGTGTTATGCAAACCCACTTCAATTGCAATTGTGAACTGATTTCTAAATTCCAATTTTAATAATTTCGAAAAATAAAAACCTGCCGACATAGCAAGTATATTCAATAACAACACAAACGGAAAAATATATAAGGTTTCGTATATGGTAATCCCTGAACCTCCCTGACTTTTTCCGGCAAATATTTTTATTGCAAAAACAAGAAATAGAATTAACGGTAAAATTATTTTTAATGGCTTTTCCATTTTAGTAGCAAAGACTGCATTAAACCTTCTAATAACAATACCAATAAATGCAGGAACTATAGTAACTAAAAAGATCTGCAAAATAGTTTCTCCAAACGGCAATGAAATCTCAGTATCAATTTCAAGAAAAAAAAATATTGCAAGGCTAACTATAACAGGTAATGTTAAAATTGAAATAACGCTATTAAGAGAAGTCATTGTTATTGCCAATGCAACATTTCCCCTCACAAGATGGGTTATAAGATTTGAAGATGCTCCACTAGCACAAGTCGAAACAAGTACAATCCCAACCTTTTGTTCTGGAGATAAATTTGATAAATATGCTATTAAAAAAGCAATTGCAGGCACTAAAAACAATTGAATAGTAAGTGCAGTAATTATTGATTTTGGAAAAACAATAATTTGTTTAAAATCATTAATAGTAAGCGATAAGCCTACACCTAACATTATAATTGCAAGTACTGCATTTACTAAAATATCTACAAAAGAATATTCACCCATTTATACTATACAATTATGTTGAGAAATTACAAATTCAAATATCAAATAAAAATAAAGGATAATAACAATATATATTAATATTATTCTTTAATTCTTGTTAATTTAAAGTCGAGTCCTTTGTTTATTATTAATGGAATTTTCTCAGTAATAACACTACTAGTATCAAGCCCGTATGCTTTTTCTTCAGGCATACCAATTTTCTTAAGAATATCATAACTGTCCATAACAAATTGATTGAACGGCTTAAAATCAAAATCATATCCCTGTACTCTGTCAGTTAAAATAAACCTGAAATCGCCTGAAATCGCATATTTATGTAGTGAGGGATAACGAGTAGTAATATCAACTTCTTTATTTATAACTAATTCCTCAATAACTTTTCTAAAATATAGATTAATTTTTGTTGGTACTTTAAACCCGATTTTAAAATCTACTCTGATTAAAGTCTCGGGAATTAAATGTGTAACCTTATAGCTCATAGCATGTGGTTCATCAACTACATCAACATGAATAAGCCAATAAGTATCTGCTCTTTTTGGTTGTTTGTTAAATATTGAAAATACAACTTTTGATTCAATTTCGTGAACATTATTTGCATGAGTAAAATAAACAAGATTTGTAGAATATTTGGAAATTGACAAGTCTTTTTTTACATCACTTAACATCGAGAAATATTTATCTACATAAACATAATCTGTAAGTTTTTTCTTTATCATCCTACCTTTATACCATATAAACATTATATAAAATAAAATACTTGCAATTAATAATGTTACCCATCCACCATGAATAAATTTAAACAAGTTCGCAATAAAAAAAGAACCTTCAATTATTAGATATATTCCAAGAAATATAAAAATATAAGAAAGTGATTTCCGTTTTATGTAAAAATAAAAACTCATTAACAAAGTAGTCATCATCATTGTAATGGTAATTGCTAAACCATACGCAGCTTCCATTTTAGATGATTCTTGAAAATAAAGAATTACAAAAATACAACCTACAAACAAAAATTTATTTACACTTGGAATATATATCTGACCTTTAATAAAAGTAGGATGGCTTATTTTTACACGGGGCCAAAAATTTAACAAAATAGCCTCATTAATTATTGTATAAGATCCTGAGATTAAAGCTTGACTTGCAATAACGGCAGCCGTTGTTGCTAACACAATTCCAGGTATGATAAACCATGATGGCATTATTGAGTAAAACGGATTTGTATCGCTTGTAATAACAGGATTTGCCAACAACCATGCACCTTGTCCCAAATAATTAAGAATAAGAGTTACTTTAACATATACCCATGAAATTCTTATATTTTGCAAACCACAATGACCAAGGTCTGAATACAAAGCCTCTGCTCCAGTTGTACAAAGGAATACAGCCCCTAGCAATAAAAATCCTTCTTTATGTGCTGATAACAACTTGAATGCATAATAAGGGTTAAACGCTTTTAATATTTCTACATTTCCAATTATCTGATAAAATCCAAGTATAGCTAAAACCAAAAACCAGATAAACATTACAGGACCAAAAGCATGCCCAAGGAAATTAGTACCAAACTGCTGTATAAAAAACAATAGAACTATTATTATTAAAACAATTGGAATTACAGGAATATTTGGATTTATTAACTGTAATCCCTCAACTGCAGAAACCACAGTGATTGCCGGGGTAATTATACCATCTGCAAGTAAAGCAGCACCTCCAATTATTGCAAGTACAAATGCCCATTTTATATGTCTCCTTATAAGAGCATACAAAGCAAGAATACCTCCCTCACCTTTATTGTCTGCACGCAATGTTATTAGAACATATTTAATGGTAGTTTGCAGTGTTAAAGTCCAGATAATACAAGAAATTCCTCCTAAAATAATACTCTCATTAACACCACCGGTACTATTAATAATAGCTCGCATTACATATAATGGCGAGGTTCCTATATCTCCATAAACTATTCCAAGTGTAATAAGTACACCCCAAACACTAAGTTTAGATATATTGGTGGTTTTCATTCTAAAAATTTGCCAAATGTAAATATTTAAAGAATTGCTTTTTAAAAAATTCAATAAAAAAATTTTAGGTTGATATCAGAGAGTATTTAAATAACAAAAAAGCCAGCTTAAGCTGGCTTTTTTGTTAAAATTATTTCCTCTAAAATCTTCCTGGAAGAATTTGTGTATTGGTTGCCGGATTGATACAAAGTACCGGTACCTTCATATTATAGTTTTTGGACTTCAGAATAAATTCTTTAAAATGGTATGACATTATAAATATTGCATCAGCATTAATTTCTGCAGCGAAATTATAAATTTCTTCGTTAAATTTTGAATCACGTTTAGCTGTACGAACTCCAAAAACAATACCTTTCTCGTCTAATATCTGACGAATAAAGAACATGTTTTTTCTCATTTTTTCATTCTTATAATTATTGCTGATAAAGGGTTTAATAATATTAATATTACTATTAAAATATTTTGAAAGTAAAGTAACCCAATTCATTTGAACTCTGTTCTTCTCGTTATAATCTACCGGCACCACTATATCTTTAATTGTTTCATTAATTGGTGATGCTTGAATTAAATAAAATGGAATATTAGAACCAACAATAACTTTTATTGCTCTTTTTGCACTATGCAAACCCATAACAATTAATAAAGCATTTATTTCAATTGCAGTATTTTTAATAGCTTTAAAAATATCTCCTTTTCTAACTAAGCAAACTGTTTCAACACCATACTTCTCCTGCATTTTTTTTGAAAATTCAGTAAGTTTTTCCATTACTGCAGGTTTTTCATGATCTTTTTTAACTATATGCAAAAGAGCAATACTCCTATGAATATATTTTGACATTTGCACAGCATGTTGAAATGCAAATTCAGAGTTTTCGGTAAAGTCTACCGGGACAAGGATTGATTTTTCGGTTAGTTCCATATTGTTTGGGTTAATTGGGAAACTAAAATTAAATCTCAATATTATGAAATTTTCTTATTAGACGTATTTTTTTGATAAATGTTGTTTCGCTATTTAATATTAATTAACAAGTTATTGTGAATAAACCATTTTAATTTAAAAAACAAATCCCACTTATGCAGGATTTGTTTTTGCTTTTTTATTTATTCTCTTTTTTCTTTTTGCGCATATTTAAAAAATCATATGCTATAGGAGTTGCATTAAACACTGAGGAATATGTTCCAACAGCAATA
The Bacteroidia bacterium genome window above contains:
- the hpt gene encoding hypoxanthine phosphoribosyltransferase, which encodes MKKIKILDKEFEVSIKENEIQSAVSKIAVQLNNDLKDKEVIFIGILNGSFMFASDLFKQITLDCRITFVKVASYQGTISTGTVKSLIGINENIKGKVVVVLEDIIDSGETLENIICQLKGYEPEQILIATFLFKPKAFKKDYKINYIAIEIPNDFIVGYGLDYDGFGRNLPEIYTLVK
- a CDS encoding bile acid:sodium symporter family protein, with the protein product MGEYSFVDILVNAVLAIIMLGVGLSLTINDFKQIIVFPKSIITALTIQLFLVPAIAFLIAYLSNLSPEQKVGIVLVSTCASGASSNLITHLVRGNVALAITMTSLNSVISILTLPVIVSLAIFFFLEIDTEISLPFGETILQIFLVTIVPAFIGIVIRRFNAVFATKMEKPLKIILPLILFLVFAIKIFAGKSQGGSGITIYETLYIFPFVLLLNILAMSAGFYFSKLLKLEFRNQFTIAIEVGLHNTALALLVAGTILKTPEMEMPALVYSMFSFFTAILFVYVVKGKKIFK
- a CDS encoding adenylate kinase; translated protein: MLNIVLFGPPGSGKGTQSERLIKDYQLIHLSTGDILRTEIAAQSQLGIEAQKKMDKGELVPDSVVISMISGIIEKNSNAKGFIFDGFPRTQAQAEALDEMLAIHFTKVDLLLMLDVDEEVLKKRLVLRGEKSGRGDDVNIDIITNRINVYRSQTKPVSKYYKKQGKSFPINGMQTEEEVYSDIVHVMGKFVK
- the purE gene encoding 5-(carboxyamino)imidazole ribonucleotide mutase codes for the protein MKPLVSIIMGSTSDWPVMEQAAKLLNDFQIPFEVNALSAHRTPQLVEEFASNAYDKGIRVIIAGAGGAAHLPGVIAASTPLPVIGVPCRSSISIDGWDSILSILQMPPGIPVATVGLDAALNAAILAIQILSTGNVELFEKSKKYKAGLAGKVVKANKELEQYKFEYKVN
- a CDS encoding helix-hairpin-helix domain-containing protein, with the protein product MKLFFLILISFSIAVTTFSQQQQAGSSEEIIEKFIEEIASNTDRELDYTTLYEDLTFYLNEPLNINTATKTDLEKLQLLSDFQINAILQYQKDYGQLLSIYELLNVTGFNEEYLRMILPFITVKKEDPILGFDPKKALKYGGHKVFIRTQRVLEQQAGYSPITDSALAASPNSRYLGSPNRLFFRYSFSYKTKISWGITADKDPGEEFFKGSQKRGFDFYSAHILVKDIGPLKTIVIGDYYAQFGQGLVVCSGYNYGKSSLVTNTRKKAQGLKKYSSADENLFFRGAGATFRIKRLDFTAFASRKKIDANITAIDSLTGEAEDISSLQTSSEHATPTELADRKSVSETVLGGNISLNMEKFRLGLTGIQYSYGANLLKTPTVYNQYDFSGQSNANVGLDYQFMIKDVTVFGEGALSQNGGKAFMSGMLFNLSSQINMALIYRNYERNYQANYSSAFGENSVNANEHGFYIGTTIYPYAKWRISGYYDLFTFPWLKYGVYAPSKGSDYLVEAAFTPSRQVSMYVRYKQKIKPENIPTTIPSVIEGIEDVKSTKIRFHISYKVSQTIELRNRIEWLTYNKYPKTEKGFLIYQDFIYKPVKLPLTFSARYCIFDTDGYDSRLYEYENDVLYAFSVPALYDKGTRFYFNVKYSVTKKIDLWFRYGQTYYSNMNTISSGLTQIDGKTKTEVKLQMRILL